One genomic region from Nymphaea colorata isolate Beijing-Zhang1983 chromosome 12, ASM883128v2, whole genome shotgun sequence encodes:
- the LOC116266109 gene encoding probable WRKY transcription factor 15 isoform X1, which translates to MRLRGWEPLLVVCCFWYLNNLPRLNCWDRINYIEGFSLFTMGTLDLRASTSPDYNSDIFEVAQSGIRLTNVLITCISSQGGVENLGAVAEDAVTKFRELISLLDMLACKHIKKGPLLNQRHVNPSIFLDRQEFSTPAQPLPANLTSSSTTAPQFRVSAFSHDTHPLHLGFSSWQLRHGSVGGAKTLDAVGSVISSMVANGAPAVRRKFFQYDQIGTSHSGFPLYSSMGKFVEKVGEVGGKCAPTPGACHCSRRKRLRKKRVIRVPAVSSRLADIPADDYTWRKYGQKPIKGSSHPRSYYKCSSLRGCPARKHVERCSQDPTMLIITYEGDHSHAIL; encoded by the exons ATGAGATTGAGAGGCTGGGAACCTTTGTTGGTGGTCTGCTGCTTTTGGTATTTAAATAACTTGCCTCGTTTGAATTGCTGGGATCGTATCAACTACATTGAAGGTTTCAGTCTCTTCACCATGGGCACATTAGATTTACGCGCTTCCACTTCACCGGATTACAATTCGGACATATTTGAAGTTGCTCAGAGTGGAATCAGGCTCACCAATGTGTTGATCACCTGTATATCTTCCCAAGGAGGTGTGGAGAATTTGGGTGCCGTTGCTGAAGATGCAGTCACAAAATTCAGGGAATTAATCTCACTTCTTGACATGTTGGCCTGCAAGCACATTAAGAAGGGCCCTTTGCTGAACCAAAGACATGTCAATCCGAGCATATTCCTTGATCGCCAAGAGTTCAGCACACCTGCTCAGCCTCTTCCTGCGAATCTCACCTCCTCCTCAACAACAGCTCCACAGTTTAGAGTGTCTGCCTTCTCTCATGACACCCATCCTCTGCATCTTGGATTCAGTTCGTGGCAATTGAGGCATGGTTCTGTTGGCGGTGCAAAAACGCTTGATGCCGTTGGGTCTGTCATTTCCTCAATGGTTGCAAATGGTGCTCCTGCAGTTCGCAGAAAGTTCTTTCAATATGATCAAATTGGTACATCTCATAGTGGTTTTCCTTTGTATTCTTCCATGGGAAAGTTTGTAGAGAAGGTGGGCGAAGTAGGAGGAAAATGTGCACCAACTCCAGGAGCTTGTCACTGCTCAAGAAGAAA AAGACTCAGAAAGAAAAGGGTCATTAGAGTTCCTGCTGTTAGTAGCAGACTAGCTGACATTCCTGCAGATGACTATACATGGAGGAAATATGGACAGAAACCGATCAAGGGATCTTCTCATCCGAG GAGCTACTACAAGTGCAGCAGCTTGAGGGGATGCCCGGCCAGGAAGCACGTAGAAAGATGTTCACAAGATCCAACCATGCTGATCATCACTTACGAAGGCGATCACAGCCATGCAATACTTTAA
- the LOC116266109 gene encoding WRKY transcription factor WRKY51-like isoform X2: MRLRGWEPLLVVCCFWYLNNLPRLNCWDRINYIEGFSLFTMGTLDLRASTSPDYNSDIFEVAQSGIRLTNVLITCISSQGGVENLGAVAEDAVTKFRELISLLDMLACKHIKKGPLLNQRHVNPSIFLDRQEFSTPAQPLPANLTSSSTTAPQFRVSAFSHDTHPLHLGFSSWQLRHGSVGGAKTLDAVGSVISSMVANGAPAVRRKFFQYDQIGTSHSGFPLYSSMGKFVEKVGEVGGKCAPTPGACHCSRRKRLRKKRVIRVPAVSSRLADIPADDYTWRKYGQKPIKGSSHPRGIEFITQDRHPFS, from the exons ATGAGATTGAGAGGCTGGGAACCTTTGTTGGTGGTCTGCTGCTTTTGGTATTTAAATAACTTGCCTCGTTTGAATTGCTGGGATCGTATCAACTACATTGAAGGTTTCAGTCTCTTCACCATGGGCACATTAGATTTACGCGCTTCCACTTCACCGGATTACAATTCGGACATATTTGAAGTTGCTCAGAGTGGAATCAGGCTCACCAATGTGTTGATCACCTGTATATCTTCCCAAGGAGGTGTGGAGAATTTGGGTGCCGTTGCTGAAGATGCAGTCACAAAATTCAGGGAATTAATCTCACTTCTTGACATGTTGGCCTGCAAGCACATTAAGAAGGGCCCTTTGCTGAACCAAAGACATGTCAATCCGAGCATATTCCTTGATCGCCAAGAGTTCAGCACACCTGCTCAGCCTCTTCCTGCGAATCTCACCTCCTCCTCAACAACAGCTCCACAGTTTAGAGTGTCTGCCTTCTCTCATGACACCCATCCTCTGCATCTTGGATTCAGTTCGTGGCAATTGAGGCATGGTTCTGTTGGCGGTGCAAAAACGCTTGATGCCGTTGGGTCTGTCATTTCCTCAATGGTTGCAAATGGTGCTCCTGCAGTTCGCAGAAAGTTCTTTCAATATGATCAAATTGGTACATCTCATAGTGGTTTTCCTTTGTATTCTTCCATGGGAAAGTTTGTAGAGAAGGTGGGCGAAGTAGGAGGAAAATGTGCACCAACTCCAGGAGCTTGTCACTGCTCAAGAAGAAA AAGACTCAGAAAGAAAAGGGTCATTAGAGTTCCTGCTGTTAGTAGCAGACTAGCTGACATTCCTGCAGATGACTATACATGGAGGAAATATGGACAGAAACCGATCAAGGGATCTTCTCATCCGAG AGGAATAGAATTCATTACCCAAGATAGGCATCCTTTTTCATGA
- the LOC116265380 gene encoding adenine phosphoribosyltransferase 3, whose protein sequence is MSKMVEAEEVQMKKEDDDPRILAISSSIRVVPNFPKPGIMFQDITTLLLEPKAFRDTVDLFVQRYKDKNISVVAGIEARGFIFGPPIALEIGAKFVPLRKPKKLPGEVISEAYDLEYGSDCLQMHVGAVEPGDVALVVDDLIATGGTLCAAMNLLERAGAEVLECACVIELPELKGRARLKGKPLFVLIESR, encoded by the exons ATGTCGAAGATGGTGGAGGCGGAGGAAGTCCAGATGAAGAAGGAGGATGATGATCCCAGAATCCTTGCCATCTCCTCCTCCATCCGTGTTGTTCCCAATTTCCCCAAGCCTG GCATAATGTTTCAGGACATTACCACTCTGCTTCTGGAACCAAAAGCTTTCAGAGACACCGTCGACCTCTTCGTCCAAAGATACAAGGATAAGAACATCTCCGTCGTCGCTG GCATTGAGGCTCGAGGATTTATATTTGGCCCCCCTATTGCTTTGGAGATTGGTGCAAAGTTTGTGCCTCTAAGAAAACCAAAGAAGTTGCCTG GGGAAGTCATTTCTGAAGCATATGACTTAGAGTATGGGTCAGATTGTCTTCAAATGCATGTTGGGGCTGTTGAACCTGGAGATGTTGCCTTGGTTGTTGATGATCTAATTGCTACTGGAGGAACTCTCTGTGCAGCTATGAATCTTCTCG AGCGAGCTGGTGCTGAAGTGCTTGAATGTGCTTGTGTAATTGAGCTGCCTGAATTGAAG GGACGTGCAAGGTTGAAGGGGAAGCCTCTTTTCGTGCTTATTGAGTCGCGTTGA
- the LOC116266002 gene encoding uncharacterized protein LOC116266002, with amino-acid sequence MAGAWDSLLRSLQCKSQAVSDVCHPPPLKPLKPSNLPNSGCSKSVRNLKDVVLVNPSAIPHHHLHHPHHRHDDQHHHYHEDGSSDTSFGSNKKKKKKAKKNRGGEGEEDGDDGDLSTNGGYQKLARIRALPGGRGPVLTELPEGHSSRNIVEIIFKTGWPAAGGGAGGGCAIERAFKVTNPPERVARFEEYREWVRSRAGGSARCVADGNEVLRFYSARLACGLARGRTCGGGCAACGLLDRGFRGTAIRMAPSSGRAHQMRARWAAGRRAMLVCRVIAGRSMEEERPKMAVVGKKGKPTSPSLPVPREEGAVFGIPVGYDSVAGVSGELVVFDPRALLPCFLIVYRVTMSRE; translated from the coding sequence ATGGCGGGCGCCTGGGACTCCCTTCTCAGATCGCTGCAGTGCAAGTCCCAAGCCGTCTCAGACGTCTGCCATCCTCCTCCTCTGAAGCCCCTGAAGCCCTCGAACTTGCCGAACTCCGGGTGCTCCAAGAGCGTGCGAAATCTCAAGGACGTCGTCCTCGTTAACCCCTCGGCCATCCCCCATCACCACCTCCACCACCCTCACCATCGCCATGATGACCAGCACCATCATTATCACGAAGATGGCAGCAGCGATACCAGCTTCGGTAgtaacaagaagaagaaaaagaaggcaaaGAAGAACAGAGGAGGGGAAGGGGAGGAAGATGGGGATGATGGAGACTTGTCAACGAATGGCGGGTACCAAAAGCTCGCTCGAATCAGGGCGCTGCCGGGCGGGCGGGGTCCAGTGCTAACCGAGCTGCCGGAGGGGCATTCCTCGAGAAACATTGTGGAGATCATATTCAAGACGGGGTGGCCGGCGGCCGGGGGCGGGGCCGGCGGAGGGTGCGCCATCGAGCGGGCGTTCAAGGTGACGAACCCGCCTGAGAGGGTGGCTAGGTTCGAGGAGTACAGGGAGTGGGTTCGGTCACGGGCTGGCGGGAGCGCTCGGTGCGTGGCGGACGGCAACGAGGTGCTGCGGTTCTACTCGGCGAGGCTGGCGTGCGGGCTCGCGCGCGGGCGGACTTGCGGAGGAGGGTGCGCGGCGTGCGGACTGCTGGACCGGGGTTTCAGGGGAACGGCCATCAGGATGGCGCCAAGCAGCGGGAGGGCGCACCAGATGAGGGCGAGGTGGGCGGCGGGGAGGAGGGCGATGCTGGTGTGCAGGGTCATCGCCGGGCGGTCCATGGAGGAGGAGCGGCCCAAGATGGCGGTGGtggggaagaagggaaagccAACGTCGCCGTCACTTCCCGTGCCGAGGGAGGAGGGAGCAGTGTTCGGCATCCCAGTCGGATACGACTCCGTCGCCGGCGTATCCGGCGAGCTCGTCGTCTTCGACCCCCGCGCCCTCCTCCCGTGCTTCCTCATCGTCTACCGGGTGACGATGTCTCGGGAGTGA
- the LOC116266277 gene encoding vesicle-associated protein 1-3-like encodes MSSEGLLDIQPSELKFTFESKKQSSCSLHLVNKTSDYVAFKVKTTNPKKYCVRPNTGVVAPRSACDVTVTMQAQSEAPPDMRCKDRFLIQSVVTSQGATSKDINAETFTKGDGKIVEECKMEVVYVPPLQTPSSVSEEGSSPQASYQSDNRNLRSYLYDAVSKEADEPDTKNSEVLNVISTLNTEKLSAIQLNQKLQQELELLRKEHSGGHQGFSFLFVVLVGILGILVGYLVKT; translated from the exons ATGAGTTCCGAGGGGCTTCTTGACATCCAGCCTTCAGAGCTCAAGTTTACAT TCGAATCGAAGAAGCAGAGCTCGTGTTCCTTGCATTTGGTCAATAAAACCAGTGATTATGTAGCTTTCAAG GTTAAAACAACGAATCCAAAGAAATACTGCGTGCGGCCAAACACTGGCGTTGTTGCTCCCAGAAGCGCCTGCGATGTCACTG TTACAATGCAAGCACAAAGTGAGGCACCGCCGGACATGCGGTGCAAAGACAGGTTCCTCATTCAAAGTGTCGTAACAAGTCAGGGTGCAACCTCTAAGGATATAAATGCAGAAACG TTTACTAAAGGAGATGGAAAGATTGTCGAGGAGTGCAAAATGGAGGTGGTTTATGTGCCCCCACTCCAAACTCCATCATCAGTTTCAGAAGAAGGTTCCTCACCACAAGCGTCTTATCAGTCAGATAACAGAAACCTTCGTTCATATTTATATGATGCT GTATCAAAGGAAGCAGATGAGCCGGACACGAAAAATTCAGAG GTTTTGAATGTAATTTCAACGCTGAACACAGAGAAACTATCTGCCATTCAACTAAACCAAAAGTTGCAACAGGAACTG GAGTTGCTAAGGAAGGAACACAGTGGTGGTCATCAAGGCTTCTCATTTTTGTTCGTGGTATTAGTTGGTATATTAGGCATTCTTGTGGGCTACCTTGTTAAGACATAG
- the LOC116265931 gene encoding thylakoid lumenal protein TL20.3, chloroplastic translates to MACLFTNLIHPSLANSHNLYGYRLQALPSHTLGRRRSSSTIACHTTSPQQEPPQDNQRWQASLTAVLATVIVSSGMSAQADLNKYEADVRGEFGIGSAAQFGSADLKKAVHINENFRRANFTAADMRESNFSGSTFNGAYLEKAVAYRADFTGADLSDTLMDRMVLNEANLTNAILVRSVLTRSDLGGAIIEGADFSDAVLDLPQKQALCKYASGKNPTTGVSTRLSLGCGNSRRNAYGSPSSPLLSAPPQKLLNRDGFCDSSTGLCDAN, encoded by the exons atGGCGTGTTTGTTTACCAACCTGATTCATCCTTCTCTTGCTAATTCCCACAACCTCTACGGTTACCGTCTGCAGGCCCTTCCTTCTCACACGTTGGGAAGAAGACGATCGTCATCCACCATAGCATGCCATACTACAAGCCCCCAACAGGAACCTCCACaag ATAATCAACGATGGCAGGCTTCTCTAACGGCAGTATTAGCTACTGTAATTGTGAGCTCTGGAATGAGCGCTCAGGCTGATCTGAATAAATATGAGGCTGACGTTCGTGGTGAATTTGGCATAGGATCTGCTGCTCAATTTGGTTCTGCTGACCTCAA GAAGGCTGTCCATATTAACGAGAATTTCAG ACGAGCCAACTTCACTGCAGCAGACATGAGGGAATCCAATTTTAGTGGTTCTACATTCAATGGTGCTTATCTTGAGAAAGCTGTTGCATACAGAGCTGACTTCACTG GTGCTGACTTGAGCGACACGCTGATGGATCGGATG GTTCTTAATGAAGCTAATCTGACAAATGCTATTCTTGTGAGATCCGTGCTCACAAGAAGTGATCTGGGAGGTGCAATTATTGAAGGTGCTGACTTCAGTGATGCTGTACTAGACCTTCCCCAGAAACAG GCATTATGCAAGTATGCAAGTGGGAAAAACCCCACTACAGGAGTGAGCACCAGGTTGAGTTTGGGATGTGGAAACAGCCGGAGAAATGCATATGGGTCACCCTCTTCCCCATTGCTTAGCGCACCGCCTCAAAAGCTGCTCAATCGTGATGGCTTCTGTGATTCTTCCACAGGACTCTGTGATGCCAACTAG